One Ranitomeya imitator isolate aRanImi1 chromosome 4, aRanImi1.pri, whole genome shotgun sequence genomic window, gtacatagggagcagtattatagtagttatagtcttttaCACAGGGGGTAGTAGTGTTGTAATGTTTGGTTTTGTTCGGTGaaaactgataagtctgcagtcactctgtgtgacttcagACTTATCCGTTttgactggacaatccctttaaataggatttttttttattgtaaaaataaaaatcttattaCCAGTAAGTTAAACTATATTTCATCATTAGAAGGAATGGTTCCCTTTAAGACTACGTGTACTTGCTATTTCCTTACCTTCTTGAGTCCAGGATGTGTCTTGGCAGCCGCTCCAGTAATTGTTTATAGGCTGCAGACATGACGTCCTGCTCACGGCGCTGCAGTCAGCCAATCACGGAGCTCAATGGCTCTGCTGATCAAGATGGTAAAAGCCGCTGAGtttggtgattggctgcagcggtgccaACATGTCGTCACCACTGCACTCAAATATCAGAGACCAGGACAATACGGGGAGCCGAGTGCCAGACTCCCGAAGGGTAAATAATAAAGGGTGGTTTATTTGTTAACAATGAACTGATCTGGGAGCACAATGGGTCAACCtgtttaacacaaaactgaaatctAGTGCACATCAATATTACTGCACCGCAGTATACATAATGTTGTTGTAAATTACAATGTCAAAGAACAAAACTTATGGCAAAATCCATTTTGCAGCTTTAAAGGGATTGTACATTACTCAAACTACCCTTTCTGAATCCTTTTTTCCCCCCAGTTATATAATAATAACagctatactcccctccagtgctggcgaTGTTGCAGCGGTATTTGAACTGGCCCTCCTGGGGATCATTGCGGACAATTCTCGCTGGCTTCACATTTCTTTTGTACGAATGTAATTGACATtgggaggaagtgagagctgcggcTGCTCTTACTCTGGATGACTTGATTGGTCCGAAGGAGAAGAGACTGAAGCCAGCGCCGATTGGCTGCAGTGATTGCGTGACATAATGTGAAGCAAGCCtcgggagagccagtgccaacaccgCTGCAAGTGCACCGGCACTGGGGGGGAAACACAGGCACTCAGAAGGGGTTATTAGAAttctggaaaacccttttaaaccAAAGACTCAATCAATGGACACTACATTCAGTCACCATGGTAAATACTCACTAACACACTTTTCGGCTGAAATTTTAAACCTGGAACTCTACAACTCCACCATCAAACCTCATGGTTCCCGATCCAAAAACTCAGCCAAAAAAAGTGTGAaccctcaaataaaaaaaaattaaagagcaGATGTTTTCATCATCATAGATCTGCATCGGAGATATTTTGCGGACTGCTTTTTCCAGTGTCGGATTCGGACTGGCGTTCCCCTAGAGGGTTTTCTGCCCTTGTAGGAGGATTATCGTCTCGATAGAAGTTAACCTGCTCCTCTATCTTCCGTAACTCTTTCTATCCATCTCCTCCTCAGTTTCGGACTGGGTTAAGACACGGTGACTATGTTCGAGAACCATCAACTGTTTCGCTAGTTGCTTTCTTTTTGGCTGGCCTTTGGTCTGTGCACCTCTCGCCCTCAGACTTACGACTGGATTTATCTTTTTTTCCTTCTCTTAATCTGCGCGCTCTCATTATTTTCCCTGTTGGACACTGAGGCAGGAGACCAAGACCCCTCTGATGACTCCCTAGCCCCCTGTGCTGAATCGCTACTCTCGCTCTGAGGCTCTGGCCTAAGTACCGACCCTAACAgcagcgcctcctcctcctccaggtcCTCTGCCGCCACCGGCAGGTCCTCATTATGCCAGGAATCGGGATAATCCCTCTGGGAACAGCCGATCTGACCACACAAAATACACTGGACATTCCAGCACTTGGCTTTTGCATGCCCGACCTCCCCACACAGGCTGCACTTTACCACGGAGTAGGCGCAGGCGCTCGCCAGGTGACCGGTCCGACCACACTTATAGCATTCCCTCGGCTGACCTGCATAGAAACAGATGCCTTTCTCTCTACCAATATAAAAGGAAACTGGCAGATGATGGGTGAAATTTTGGCTCTGACGCAGTTTAACCAGGACCCTCCACCCTCCGGTCCAGATACCGTCCGCATCCCTGTCCTTAGTCAGATCTGACATGAGGTCACAATGTCTCTGCAGCCAGATGACAATGTACTGAGGAGGCACTGCTTCATTCCACAAGTTTATGGTCACGCTTACTGTATCCGACTTAGAAATGGGGATAAATCTGAACTTGTTCCAACCGTCCACGTCTCGAAACTTGAAGAAGTTCGCCCAGAAATGGCGCAGCTGAGACCTAACCTTAAAGCTGACATCATAGCCCTGCCGGTCCGGGAGGCTTATCAGAGCAAAGATGTTGGTGGGCCTGAAGCCCATCTGGTTACACAGGAGCTCTCGGATAACAAAGCTCCGGTTGGGTAGCTCTTCTCTGGCACCTCTGTGTCTGAACTGTACGACATTCCTCCTCTTTAAGGCCTGGACGGTATCACTGGTGTCTGACGAGAAAGGTGACCCATGGCTCCATTCATTTCCAGAAGAACCACCACCAATCTCCTCCTGCTGACCGCTGGCCACCACTCCCGTAACTGAAAGGGGGAGAAAGTTTGCAAATTGGTGTGTACTGCACACTCATCATCAACCTCTATACTAATACCTGTGCACTTACCAGCTGGGTTATCCTGCACGTCAGAGGCCACGTTGTCCTGCACATCAGAGGCcacgttgtcctgcacaattataaCATGTGAGTTATGATGTGCTGTTACACcattacctttaggctatgtgcgcatgttgcATATTTGCTTGCAGacttttctgcaaggtttctgcatctattGGCAGAAAAACGCAGTGGAATTTTACTCTtgtgttttttaatgcgtttttgtaaatccataaagctaaataaagatatttaaaaaaataaataaattgtgatgtcacttccttgttcaacctcttcagccagataccctggtgccacacagtgctccatactatataattggcccacatgatgctgggtagagtataatggccacacatggttaccccacccccatcatttcccTCACACCACCATCActgccttctccatcaccacacacacacacacacacacacacacacacacacacctttcaacaCGCTCCCTCACAGCAGCCGACAGCTTCCACTTccgcggcgctgaatgatgtcatccagccacgccgcgccgctgactgctcacgtcgctgcagctccgGTACGCCACTGAAAGACctgtccgtgtctcctgtgccattcAGTGTCAGAGcttggagcaatatctgctccgatccgacacagctagcgtccgcttcgtacacacatgactccgctccatacaccctatacacacacatgcggctccgctccatacacctcgtacacacacatgcggctccactccgtacacttcatacacacacagctctgctacatccacagaaCACCTTGTGACTCCACAcaaacttaccctcatccagcaccatgacaaccaccaAAGTCCTGCATGAATACACTGAGgccatcatgtgaccccctgactcctcccccccagTGACCtcgtcacaggtcctgtgcgcacagagcagccatatatgtggtgtgctgctctgcaggtggagggaATGGATGAGGCTGACATTGCAGTGCGGgaaaactaatgtcccgcccgtgaCTGCGGGGCAGACTGTCAAAATCAGAATCGTGACTGCCCCACTGGATCCAGGACGGTTGGTAGGTGTGCATAAGTACTGGATCACGACTCTGAATCTCCCAAGTTCGGGGAACTAGCTGCTTTAACAAGCGGTTCCATCAAACCGGGGAGAACAGACCGAATCCCACCCCTTCTTAGAGCACTATTGCtatgtgagaactttcccacgcagcggtgccataagtgagggcatcagagctgatcagctgatgaactccggtaaaCTCACAGCGGTGAGTGATAAACTGCGGGAAACGAtcatctcctgtcagtgtatcgccagcgGCCAGGTGAGATCGacgtgtattaacccctttctgacatgtgacgtactatcccgtcgaggtggggtgggcccgtatgaccaccgactggatagtacatcatagcgatcggctgcgctcacgggggaagcgcggctgatcacggccgggtgtcagctgactatcgcagctgacatccggcactatgtgcccggagcggtcacagaccgtccccggcacattaacccccggcacactgtgatcaaacatgatcgcagtgttccggcagtatagggaagcatcgtgcagggagggggctccctgcgggcttccctgagatcccTGGAGAAACGCGATGTGTTTGCGTTGCTCcgaggtctcctacctccttcttcctgcaggcctcggatccaaaatggccacggggctgcatccgggtcctgcagggaggtggcttcacagcgcctgctcagagcaggcgccgggaagcctctatgagtgcatgtcagatcgctgatctgacacagtgcacagcaaagtgtcagatcagcgatcttgcgCTATAACATGATgatcccccccctggggcaatgttatagtgtaaaaaaaaattcccatgtgtaaaaaaaaaataatttaaagattccgggaaaaaaaaaaaattttttccatagatacatttctttatctaaataaaaaaaaaataaataaaagtacacatttagtatcgccgcgtccgtaacgacccaacctataaaattgtcccactagttaaccccttcagtgaacaccataaaaaaaaaaaaaaaggctaaaaaacaatgctttattatcataccgccaaacaaaaagtggaataacatgcaatcaaagacggatataaataaccatggtaccgctgaaaacgtcatctcgtcctgcaaaaattgagccgccatacagcatcatcagcgaataaataaaaaagttatagtcctcagaataaagcgatgcaaaaattattttttctataaaataagttatcgtataaaagcgcctaaacataaagatataaatgaggtatcgctgtaatcgtactgacccgaagaataaaactgctttatccattttaccaaacgtggaacggtataaacgccctaccccctccccccccccaaaagaaattcatgaatagctggtttttggtcattctgcctcacaaaaatcggaataaaaagcgatcaaaaaaggtcacgtgctcgaaaatgttaccaataacaacgtcaactcgtcccgcaaaaaacaagacctcacatgactctgtggaccaaaatatggaaaaattatagctctcaaaatgtagtaatgcaaaaaatattttttgcaataaaaagcgtctttcagtgtgtaacggctgccaatcataaaaatccgctaaaaaacccgctataaaagtaaatcaacccccacttcatcacccccttagttagggaaaaataaaaaaaatgtatttatttccatttttcccattactgttagggctagggttagggttggggctaaagttagggttaaggtaccttcaacactcagcgacgctgcagcgataccgacaacgatgtaccgacagctctccagcgaccaaagatcccgaggtccccgggtaaccagggtaaacatcgggttgctaagcacagggccgcgcttagtaacccgatgtttaccctggttaccagcgtaaaagtaaaaaaaacaaacactacatacttaccttccgctgtctgtcccccggcgctgtgcttctctgcactgactgtgagcacagcggccggaaagcagagcggtgatgtcaccgctctgctttccggctgactgacgctcacagccaatacaggaggagtgcagagaagcagagcgccggggacagacagcggtaggtaagtatgtagtattttttttttttttacttttacgctggtaaccagggtaaacatcgggttactaagcgcggccctgtgcttagtaacccgatgtttaccctggttaccagtgaagacatcgctggatcggtgtcacacacgccgatccagcgatgtctgcagggagtccagcgacgaaataaagttctggactttcctcagcgaccaacgatctcccagcaggggcctgatcgttggtcgctgtcacacaacgatttccttaacgatatcgttgctacgtcacaaaaagcaacgatatcgttatgtgtgaaggtacctttaggattacatttacggttgggaatagggttgggattagaattaggggtgtgtcagggttagaggtgtggttagggttaccgttggaattagggttaggggtgtgtttggattagggtttcagttataattggggggtttccactgtttcggcacatcaggggctctccaaacgcgacatggcgtccgatctcaattccagccaattctacgttgaaaaagtaaaaccgcgctccttcccttccgagctctcccgtgtgcccaaacaggggtttaccctaacatatggggtatcggcgtactcaggacaaattggacaacaacttttggggtccaatttcaactgttacccttggaaaaatccaatactgggggctaaaaaataatttgtggaaaaaaaaaagtttttattttcacggctctgcattataaactgtagtgaaacacttgggggttcaaatttctcacaacacatctagataagttccttggggggtctagtttccaatatggggtcacttgtgggggatttctactgtttaggtacataaggggctctgcaaacacaatgtgacgcctgcagaccattccatccaagtctgcattccaaatggcgctccttcccttccgagccctcccatgcgcccaaacagtgatttacccccacatgtggggtatcagtgtactcaggacaaattgtacaacaacttttggggtccattttctcctgttactcttggtaaaataaaacaaattggagctgaattaaattttttgtgaaaaaaagttaaatgttaatttttatttatacattccaaaaattcctgtgaaacacctgaagggttaataaacttcttgaatgtggttttgagcaccttgaggggtgcagtttttagaatggtgtcacacttgggtattttctatcatatagacccctcaaaatgacttcaaatgagatgtggtgcctaaaaaaaaatggtgttgtaaaaatgagaaattgctggtcaacttttaacccttataactccctaagaatttcttttgttccaaaattgtgctgatgtaaagtagacatgtgggaaatgttacttattaagtattttgtgtgacatatctgtgatttacttgcataaaaaatcaaagttggaaaattgcgaaattttcgccaaatttccattttttcccacaaataaactcaggtaatatcagataaattttaccagtaacatgaaggacaatatgtcacgagaaaacattgtcagaatcaccgggatccgttgaaatgttccagagttataacctcataaagggacagtggtcagaattgtaaaaattggcctggtcattaacgtgcaaaccacccttgggggtaaaggggttaaattgactacagcggacaggtgagtatatgttggtttattatttttgattgtttgcaggagacacgggcattggggattaggtgttcggtgagtatgtattttgtatgtgaatgtaaatgttttgattttttttttttctttttacaattgaacacaggcgccggatgatgagactattctcccatcatcggctcatgccgtCTGTTATTTGACAAAACACATAGCCAGATGGGAGtactagtcccatcagacgataccTGGGTACACACGTCGCATGAGTACACACACACTGACGCACGCATTCTCCGCTCACACACACTTATTCTCCAGACACACGCACATTATCCGCCCAAACACAgaaacgcacatattctccgcccacagacACGtattctccgcacacacacagaaacgcacatattctccacccagagACACGTATTCTCCGCACACacgcatattctccgcccacacccaTGATCATATTCTCCACCCAGAGACACAcgcacacattctccgcccacacacagagacgcgcacattctccgcccacacagagacgtgcacattctccgcccacacgtacattctccgcccacacgcacattctccgcccacacgcacattctccgcccacacactgacTCGCGCACATCCTCCGCCCACACGCGCACATCCTCCGGCCACACACTGACACGCGCACATCCTCCACCCGCACACTGACACGCGCACATCCTCCGCCCGCACACTGACACGCGCACATCCTCCGCCCGCACACTGACACGCGCACATCCTCCGCCCGCACACTttctccttctgacatcatttccctttgaCAATTCGCAGAGTTTTTGGCGGATTCTGCAGCACATACTTAAACCTTTTTACatctgcgttttttgctgcagatttgactgacgaagtcaatgagtcaaaaacACTACAGAAACTTAAAAAGTAGTAACATGCTGCCGAAaacaaaacgctgcaaatacggacGGAAACTTACGGACCACGAGCACAACACGTCAGGATTGTCATTGCATTACCTCGCTTTAGTATTCCATTGCGTTTTTGGAGCATTTCTGCGCATAAAAAAACCCCACCTCATTAAACGCATCGCGTTCACATACCCTTACGTGACGGTGTACAGTTTTGCTCGAGTACttactgctgggacttgtggtgtcACACCAGAAACGGCTGCGGATCTCTGCTGTTGCTGCAGCACTGGTCTTGCATAGGACTGCTGGGTGCCATGATTTACCAGGTGGTCTGTCATCCTTCCAGCTGTGTCTCTGCTGGGCACAAGTCTCTGCGGCTCCTGACTTACTGCTGTGGGGTCAGAAACTCCAGGTTGTGGATCCAGTGTTTGTCCTTCACTAGTGGCACCATGAGGCCTCTCTGATAGTTCTCCCTTGGTCTCCATCTTCACAGCTTTCTTGTTGCTCCCAGATTGCATGAGGCCTTCAGATCCAGAGacagtcagatcctccttcatggctgctcctccagAGAAGTCCTCCTCTTCCTGCACTGATCACCTGCAGGAGGTGTCACCACACAGCTTCATACTGCCAGCAATCACTTTTCCTTCCATAATTACTTGGTAACTGCTGCCACATGTTGGCCTTGGAGGCTGGGCCTTGGCAGGAGGTCTTCAGGCCTTCTCCTCCCAGTGTGAACCCTCCCTGAGAGCTACAAACACAGGAGCTCACAGCATGGAGTCCGTGGCAGAAGAAAATTAAAATTCAAGAggttgaagttggtttcttattcggcaatttttttctattctgttttttttataggtttaacagcaaaaaataatcatcacaataataacatagaaTGCAGTGAGGTGCCTgaggtgaatacacttaaaaacagctaaaaaaacattaaggctatgtgcacacgttgcggattagccttaggaatttctggtgcggattctgcctcttctggcagaaaacgcacctgcggatttgtcgcgttttttttgtgcggttccgcagcgttttttgtgcgtttttgctgcgtttttttttgcggatttgctgaggtttttttactcctgcggttttctataatggaatgggtacaaaaacgctgcagattcacaaaaaaaaaagtgacatgctacttcttttaaaccgcagcgtttccgcagcgcattttccgcaaagtgtgcagagcattttttttttctcattgatttacattgtactgtaaatcaattgcggatctgcagcgtttctgcaccgcaaaaaacgctgcggatccgcagagaatccgcagcgtgtgcacatagccttaaactggcacaaaaatgggcaccgAAGGGcgttgaaagggttaaatgacctCGGGCCACTGATATCACAGTGCAGACATACAGagcagggcgccccacatcaaaaccaggtccctatagcctggcccaaatgggttctgggcatcagaactggcatcaaagtgggcagacagtcgatTTTGGCCGTTTGAATAAGTAAccggtgtttttaaggggttaaatgactttgggccactgatctcactatgaatacacagatagtgatgccctgcatcaaacccaggtccctccagcctggcccaaatgggtcctgggcaccagaactggtatCAAAGTGGGCAAAAAGccgattttcacagatttgaataagtaagtaATGTTTTTAAGGCCACGCTGGAGGGacgtgggtttgatgcagggcatcactatctgtgtattcatagtgtgagatcagtggcccaaagtcatttaaccccttaaaacatcagttacttattaaaatctgtgaaaatgggctgtttgccaactttgatgccagttctgatgcccagaacccatttgggccaggctggacatacctggttttgatgtggggctccctgttctgtatgtctgcactgtgatatcagtggcccaaagtcatttaaccctttgatTAACGCCCTTTGATgctcactttgatgcccatttttgtgcctgttttatgatttttttatagctctttttaagtgtattcacatcaggctcCTCGCTGCATCgtgtgttattattgtgatgactattttttttcttgttaaacctataaaaaaaaaacagaaaagaaaaaaaaatgcctaataagaaactgacgaataagaaacagaCTTCAGCCTcattaaaattcagccctggcatttgtaaGCACACAGGTCCATGCCGCCTCCGTCCTCTTCTCCAGATTATCCTGCCAGCAGGGTACCACCTCTATTTCCAATAATACCGCTTTATaagactaaataataataataatattgcaacgTAATGAATATAGCCAGCATATCTAGTAGTGATAATACCGGCATAATAATCATTAATCAAAACCGCTGTACTAAGGCGAatattaccgccatacagtgaccccatTATGGTAATATTAGGTGTACACCGCTGCTCCGCAgaccatatactgtatgtatgtactgtgcagTTTCTCAccgcaatcagcgatattggcgctggatttaaacaccgcttaggtgattggtcgtgcccggccaatCAGCGAccggtgcagtccggccgcgaattggcgccagatttgaaccacgctttggtgATCGGCCAGccggggcgcgaccaatcagcgatattggcgcagaatttaacccccactcacagcgcgacgtacatacatacatacatattctagaatacccgatgcgttagaatcggaccaccatctagtaagtTATATTTTTCTACATAGGAAGTGGCACTAAAGTTATCTTTTATATAAGAAGCAGCGTCTATTTAAAATTTTTCTTTTAGATCTCAAAAACTGAAACCTGAGCTGTAATCAGTTATCAGCGTCACCACAGAATAATATTTAGActttttgttgttttcttttcagCTCAAATGCTGCGGATTTCATGGTTATGAAGATTTCAGCAACTCCACATACTACCGAGATCACCAGGAATACCCTCCGGTGTGCTGCGCCTACGTCAGCCCCTGCCAGCGCTACAATATCAGCTCTGATGTCAAGGTAGAAGGTTTCAATTCTTGTTTTCTGTCTTTATAGCAGAAATATTATCCAGAACCGTTACTACATCCTGAATATTTGGGTATAGGACCTCTGTAGTCACACAGTGCCTCTATAGCCCATCACCCGTAGTGCCCATAATGACAGCCCCAGAAGAACAGCCACTGTGCCCTGTAGCAGTAAATCTTATACCCGGGTTTCAAGTTTACACTTTGTGATCCACTGGTTTAGTCTATGTGTCAAGTTCCACTGGTTTAGAGTCTACATAGTGATCCACTGGTTTTGCGTTTACGCCCTGTTATGCACTGGTTTAATGACTATGCTTTGAATACTACTGGTTTATGGTCAGTCTGGTGATTCACTTCTTAAGAGTTTACCGGATGATCCACTGGTTTAGAGTCTATGCATCATGATCCACCAGTTTAAAGTCGGGATCGACTGGTTTAGAGTCTGTGCTTCGAGGTTTATAGTCAATCTGGTGATCCACTCATTTAAGATCTATATAATGCAGCCTACTGGTTTTATCTACTGATTTAGAGCCTACGGCCTGTGAACCACTGGTTTAGAGTCTACCCTTGGTGGCCTAGTGGTTTAGTCTACTTAATTAGCCTTTGGTATAGAGTCTTTTCCTCATAATCCACTTTTTTTACAATCTACCTTGTGATCTATTGGTTTAAATTCTACCTAGTCATCCACTAGTTTAGTCTTTCCTTCATGAGCCACCCATGTTCAATATTTTCGTCAAGATCCATTGGTTTAGAGTCTACAGTTATAGATCCAGTGGGTAAGATACTAACTTAATGACCCAGCCGTATAGAAACTATAACTGGTAATCCATTGATTTAGTATCTAAACCCGGTGATCCACTAATTTATCAGCTAAATTTG contains:
- the LOC138677204 gene encoding zinc finger CCHC domain-containing protein 3-like isoform X2 is translated as MKEDLTVSGSEGLMQSGSNKKAVKMETKGELSERPHGATSEGQTLDPQPGVSDPTAVSQEPQRLVPSRDTAGRMTDHLVNHGTQQSYARPVLQQQQRSAAVSGVTPQVPADNVASDVQDNPAVTGVVASGQQEEIGGGSSGNEWSHGSPFSSDTSDTVQALKRRNVVQFRHRGAREELPNRSFVIRELLCNQMGFRPTNIFALISLPDRQGYDVSFKVRSQLRHFWANFFKFRDVDGWNKFRFIPISKSDTVSVTINLWNEAVPPQYIVIWLQRHCDLMSDLTKDRDADGIWTGGWRVLVKLRQSQNFTHHLPVSFYIGREKGICFYAGQPRECYKCGRTGHLASACAYSVVKCSLCGEVGHAKAKCWNVQCILCGQIGCSQRDYPDSWHNEDLPVAAEDLEEEEALLLGSVLRPEPQSESSDSAQGARESSEGSWSPASVSNRENNESAQIKRRKKR
- the LOC138677204 gene encoding zinc finger CCHC domain-containing protein 3-like isoform X1; translated protein: MKEDLTVSGSEGLMQSGSNKKAVKMETKGELSERPHGATSEGQTLDPQPGVSDPTAVSQEPQRLVPSRDTAGRMTDHLVNHGTQQSYARPVLQQQQRSAAVSGVTPQVPADNVASDVQDNVASDVQDNPAVTGVVASGQQEEIGGGSSGNEWSHGSPFSSDTSDTVQALKRRNVVQFRHRGAREELPNRSFVIRELLCNQMGFRPTNIFALISLPDRQGYDVSFKVRSQLRHFWANFFKFRDVDGWNKFRFIPISKSDTVSVTINLWNEAVPPQYIVIWLQRHCDLMSDLTKDRDADGIWTGGWRVLVKLRQSQNFTHHLPVSFYIGREKGICFYAGQPRECYKCGRTGHLASACAYSVVKCSLCGEVGHAKAKCWNVQCILCGQIGCSQRDYPDSWHNEDLPVAAEDLEEEEALLLGSVLRPEPQSESSDSAQGARESSEGSWSPASVSNRENNESAQIKRRKKR